The proteins below are encoded in one region of Aequorivita iocasae:
- a CDS encoding T9SS type B sorting domain-containing protein: MVSCDPDSDGYTEFTLHDADLAITGGDPALTVTYHYTYLDAQTDENELLDPFVNINPYDDRVWARVESTTTSCYAIVELLLEVRDSPVLTEPTPYRLCDGDGDGFEVFDLNAKRSEVLNGLDPLRYDLYFYQQEQDAIDAGMAALTAPDFSLAIGNPGSYTNATPNSQTIYVLGVGTAANTTPNNGASGCYDIVPLQLIVDPAPTAVEPADYRLCDDELNGSTPTDQISTFDLTTRDLEVSGGVPGLLVTWFETPADEAADLPIAVPGAYQNISNAQTVVARLSNGFGCRDLVTLTLVVESLPTPAQPEPLELCDQGGGFAEFDLSLRTAEIINGEPGVVVRYFPERALAEAGGPGEIIAPFLYTNDDPFSDSVWARVENVSTDCYALVELQLIVVPLPDAPDATFMDPYLVCDLDGDGQAIFDLTAQDASVYGAQDPGDFLPVTYYTDLVAAQAGANPIDPAGAFPSAGQPIWVRLESAVTGCVRITEFQLEVGAFPVHGSPLDLEACDDELNGSTGDDGVSTFDLTQNTPLILGGDPTLTVLYYASQGDLDNDIPIAAPGAYQNVVVPQQEIFVSIAGQNSCRAAESFFITVLPNPEPVQPSPLFGCDVDNDGITQFDLDSKIAEIQGGDPTLAVTFHETRLDAVNGQYALTSPYQNIVLFNQTLYVRAAFAAPPAGTGCYTVLEMELVVAQSPELPQDLPDLTACDQGGFHEFNLRENEDLVLGGQDPDDFTVTYHLSRADAEAGTPFIAQPESYTNTSNPQTIWVRLADTASGCYKVGSFDLVVTEGLPITDPEPWAKCDDLGVPFDGTALFDLTSRNAEITNGVLTQGVHYFETEQDAQEGQNPIDPDTAYANTSNPQVLYVRVEDSNSGCIAYTTLTISVVANPSPVAPDPIELCDVTVIVPPGPYDETELFDLTVREAQILNGNGWTLGYYESYDDAVNQNAEIVAPELTAYQNTSNPQTIYVRTTNAASLCFEIVELELIVNPLPDDTAVVSPYILCAPDDSEIGVFNLETKVGEILGGQPQPPFAVSFYLDPADAESGDNAIVNTTAHQNKDANNDPINPQLIYTGILNTETGCYIGGLQSFELIVQRGAVAVAPAEPFVICDNVAPSDGFAEFDLGDLSSQQVSDLRAGILAGQDPAVYEITFHETVGSAEAGAPAIAFPYTNIINPQRIYARVTNTANPFSPQCYAVAEVILKVEQLPEVLLEGEYRLCVDENGNPIAEEEGSPSPPVIDTGLDPALYSFVWELDGMILVGENGPSIIALQGGAYTVSYTELATGCEGTAGTTVTVSSPPFTYGASLLNGAFAGNHIIEATATGDGTYVYQLDDGPFQDSNIFENVDPGAHTITIKDIYGCGSVTLEVGVIDYPPYFTPNADGYHDTWNIIGIATGDPAARIYIFDRFGKLLKQLSPLGPGWDGTYGGSLMPSSDYWFRVEYTEDGAAKEFKGHFTLKR; the protein is encoded by the coding sequence TTGGTTTCGTGCGATCCTGACAGTGACGGGTATACGGAGTTCACCCTCCATGACGCTGATCTTGCCATTACGGGCGGCGATCCTGCCCTCACGGTGACCTACCACTACACGTACCTTGACGCGCAGACGGACGAGAACGAGCTTTTGGACCCGTTCGTGAACATCAACCCTTACGACGACCGTGTCTGGGCGCGCGTGGAGAGCACTACCACCAGCTGCTATGCCATCGTTGAGCTTTTGCTCGAGGTCCGTGACAGCCCTGTCCTGACCGAGCCCACGCCTTACCGTCTCTGCGACGGTGACGGTGACGGTTTCGAGGTTTTCGATCTCAACGCCAAGCGCTCGGAGGTTCTCAACGGTCTGGACCCCCTGCGCTACGACCTTTACTTCTACCAGCAGGAGCAGGACGCGATCGATGCGGGTATGGCTGCCCTTACGGCGCCGGATTTTTCGCTTGCCATCGGCAATCCGGGCTCTTATACCAATGCCACGCCCAATTCCCAGACCATTTACGTGCTGGGGGTGGGCACGGCTGCCAACACCACTCCCAACAACGGTGCCAGCGGCTGCTACGATATCGTGCCGCTTCAGCTTATCGTGGACCCTGCGCCCACGGCCGTCGAGCCGGCGGACTACCGTCTTTGCGACGACGAGCTCAACGGTAGCACGCCCACGGACCAGATAAGCACCTTCGACCTTACCACGCGTGACCTTGAGGTCTCGGGCGGGGTTCCCGGTCTTTTGGTTACGTGGTTCGAGACCCCTGCCGACGAGGCGGCGGACCTCCCCATCGCGGTCCCGGGCGCCTACCAGAACATATCCAATGCCCAGACGGTGGTGGCCCGTCTCTCGAACGGTTTCGGCTGCAGGGATCTCGTGACCCTGACCCTGGTAGTGGAATCGTTGCCCACCCCGGCGCAGCCGGAGCCCTTGGAGCTTTGCGACCAGGGGGGCGGTTTTGCCGAGTTCGACCTTAGCCTGCGTACCGCTGAGATCATCAACGGGGAGCCCGGGGTAGTGGTCCGGTACTTTCCGGAGCGTGCGCTGGCGGAGGCCGGTGGCCCCGGTGAGATCATCGCGCCCTTCCTCTACACGAACGACGACCCCTTCAGCGACTCCGTATGGGCACGCGTGGAGAACGTGAGCACGGACTGCTATGCCCTCGTGGAGCTGCAGCTCATCGTGGTCCCGTTGCCCGATGCCCCGGACGCGACCTTTATGGACCCGTACCTGGTGTGCGACCTTGACGGCGACGGCCAGGCCATCTTCGATCTGACGGCCCAGGACGCATCGGTCTATGGGGCCCAGGATCCCGGGGACTTTCTTCCCGTTACCTATTATACGGACCTTGTGGCCGCCCAGGCCGGGGCCAACCCTATCGATCCCGCCGGTGCCTTCCCGAGCGCGGGCCAGCCCATCTGGGTGCGCCTGGAGAGCGCGGTCACGGGCTGCGTGCGCATCACGGAGTTCCAGCTCGAGGTAGGCGCCTTCCCCGTCCACGGGAGCCCGCTCGACCTGGAGGCCTGCGACGACGAGCTCAACGGGAGCACCGGTGACGACGGCGTCTCGACCTTCGACCTTACGCAGAACACCCCGCTGATATTGGGCGGCGACCCGACCCTTACGGTGCTGTACTATGCCAGCCAGGGTGACCTGGACAACGATATCCCGATCGCGGCCCCGGGCGCCTACCAGAACGTGGTGGTCCCGCAGCAGGAGATCTTCGTGTCGATCGCCGGTCAGAACAGCTGCCGGGCGGCCGAGAGCTTTTTTATTACCGTCCTTCCCAACCCGGAGCCCGTGCAGCCCTCGCCCCTGTTCGGCTGCGATGTGGACAATGACGGCATTACCCAGTTTGATCTCGACAGCAAGATTGCCGAGATACAGGGCGGGGACCCGACCCTGGCGGTCACCTTCCACGAGACGCGTCTGGACGCTGTGAACGGCCAGTACGCCTTGACGAGCCCCTACCAGAACATCGTGCTCTTCAACCAGACATTGTATGTACGGGCTGCCTTTGCCGCACCGCCGGCGGGCACGGGCTGCTACACGGTCCTTGAGATGGAGCTTGTGGTGGCGCAGAGCCCCGAGCTGCCGCAGGACCTGCCGGACCTTACCGCCTGTGACCAGGGCGGCTTCCATGAGTTCAACCTCCGCGAGAACGAGGACCTGGTCCTGGGCGGCCAGGACCCGGACGATTTTACGGTTACCTACCACTTGAGCCGGGCTGACGCCGAGGCCGGCACGCCGTTCATCGCGCAGCCCGAGAGCTATACCAACACCTCCAACCCGCAGACCATCTGGGTGCGGCTGGCCGATACCGCCTCGGGCTGCTACAAGGTGGGCAGTTTTGACCTGGTGGTCACCGAGGGCCTCCCGATAACCGATCCCGAGCCCTGGGCCAAGTGCGATGACCTGGGCGTTCCCTTTGACGGCACCGCCCTTTTCGACCTTACCTCGCGCAATGCGGAGATCACCAACGGGGTGCTCACCCAGGGCGTGCACTACTTTGAGACGGAGCAGGACGCGCAGGAGGGCCAGAACCCGATCGACCCCGATACGGCCTATGCGAACACCTCGAACCCGCAGGTGCTCTACGTGCGCGTGGAGGACAGCAACAGCGGCTGTATCGCCTATACCACCCTTACCATCAGCGTGGTGGCCAACCCGAGCCCCGTCGCCCCGGACCCGATCGAACTGTGCGACGTGACGGTGATCGTGCCCCCGGGCCCCTACGATGAGACCGAGCTTTTCGACCTGACGGTTCGGGAGGCGCAGATACTCAACGGGAACGGCTGGACGCTTGGCTACTATGAGAGCTACGACGACGCCGTCAACCAGAACGCGGAGATTGTCGCGCCGGAGCTCACCGCGTACCAGAACACCTCCAATCCCCAGACCATTTATGTGCGGACCACCAATGCCGCCTCGCTCTGTTTTGAGATCGTGGAGCTGGAGCTGATCGTCAACCCCTTGCCCGACGATACCGCCGTGGTGTCGCCGTACATACTCTGCGCGCCGGACGATAGCGAGATCGGGGTCTTCAACCTGGAGACCAAGGTCGGGGAGATCCTGGGCGGACAGCCGCAGCCGCCTTTCGCGGTAAGCTTCTACCTGGACCCGGCGGATGCGGAGAGCGGGGATAATGCGATCGTGAATACGACCGCCCACCAGAACAAGGACGCCAACAATGACCCGATCAACCCGCAGCTTATCTATACGGGCATATTGAACACTGAGACGGGCTGCTACATCGGTGGGCTCCAGAGCTTTGAGCTCATTGTCCAGCGGGGTGCGGTCGCGGTCGCGCCGGCGGAGCCCTTCGTGATCTGTGACAACGTGGCCCCCAGCGACGGTTTTGCCGAGTTCGACCTTGGCGATCTCTCCAGCCAGCAGGTATCGGACCTTCGCGCCGGGATCCTGGCGGGCCAGGATCCGGCGGTCTATGAGATCACCTTCCATGAGACGGTGGGGTCTGCAGAGGCGGGGGCTCCCGCCATCGCTTTCCCCTATACGAACATCATCAACCCGCAGCGCATCTATGCGCGGGTGACCAATACGGCCAACCCCTTCTCGCCCCAGTGCTATGCGGTGGCGGAGGTCATCCTTAAGGTGGAGCAGCTGCCCGAGGTCCTGCTTGAGGGCGAATACCGCCTTTGCGTGGACGAGAACGGGAACCCCATTGCCGAGGAAGAGGGGAGCCCGTCCCCCCCCGTGATCGATACGGGCCTTGACCCGGCCCTGTATTCCTTCGTTTGGGAGCTCGACGGTATGATCCTCGTGGGCGAGAACGGCCCTTCCATCATAGCGCTGCAGGGAGGTGCCTATACGGTTTCCTATACCGAGCTGGCGACGGGCTGTGAGGGCACTGCCGGTACGACCGTCACCGTTTCCTCGCCGCCGTTCACCTACGGGGCGAGCCTGTTGAACGGCGCCTTTGCGGGGAACCATATCATTGAGGCCACGGCCACGGGCGACGGCACCTATGTGTACCAACTGGACGACGGGCCCTTCCAGGACAGCAACATCTTTGAGAACGTGGACCCCGGGGCGCACACCATAACGATCAAGGACATCTATGGCTGCGGCAGCGTTACCCTGGAGGTCGGCGTGATAGATTACCCGCCCTATTTTACCCCGAACGCGGACGGCTATCACGACACCTGGAACATAATCGGCATCGCCACGGGCGATCCCGCCGCCAGGATCTATATCTTTGACCGTTTCGGGAAACTGCTGAAACAGCTGAGCCCGCTGGGCCCGGGATGGGACGGCACCTATGGCGGCAGCTTGATGCCCTCGAGCGATTACTGGTTCCGTGTGGAATACACCGAGGATGGCGCCGCCAAGGAATTCAAAGGACACTTTACCCTAAAACGATAA
- a CDS encoding PorP/SprF family type IX secretion system membrane protein, with protein sequence MSIKRIPLILLLLTSLYGFSQDGIPVYSDYLSDNLYLLHPSMAGAATHNQLRLTARQQWFDQDEAPNLQTVSFNARLGQRSGVGAIFYNDQNGYHSQTGGYLTYAHHIMFSRSEADLNQLSFGLSAGLTQSRLDETNFDLSDFDPVIGGIIQSTSYFNVDAGLSYNFLDFSGHFTVKNIIFQNRSIYTEKYEPNNQRKYLVSAAYAIGGYGADWSYEPSFLFQWAERTGEQAVDVNFKAYRAMDFGQLWGGLSYRRSLDGAEYLNGEEVKAQKLQWFTPILGVNYKNFMFAYTYSYQAGNVRFESGGFHQITLGYDFLGGRPEPYDCNCPAIN encoded by the coding sequence ATGAGCATAAAACGAATCCCCCTTATCCTACTTTTGTTAACCTCGCTTTATGGATTTTCCCAGGATGGCATTCCGGTATATTCCGACTATCTTTCGGATAATTTGTATCTGCTGCATCCGTCAATGGCTGGTGCCGCAACGCACAATCAGTTGCGCTTAACGGCTAGGCAGCAGTGGTTCGATCAAGATGAAGCCCCAAACCTGCAGACGGTGAGCTTTAACGCAAGGCTTGGGCAACGGTCGGGCGTAGGGGCTATATTCTATAATGACCAAAACGGTTATCATTCACAGACTGGGGGTTACCTAACGTATGCCCACCATATTATGTTTTCAAGAAGCGAGGCGGACCTTAACCAATTGTCGTTCGGCCTGAGCGCCGGGCTCACCCAATCGCGCTTGGACGAGACCAATTTTGACCTTTCGGATTTCGACCCGGTGATCGGCGGCATCATACAGAGCACCTCCTATTTTAATGTGGACGCGGGCCTTTCGTACAACTTCCTGGATTTTTCGGGGCATTTTACGGTGAAGAACATCATATTCCAGAATAGGTCGATCTATACTGAAAAATATGAGCCAAACAACCAGCGCAAATACTTGGTTTCCGCTGCATACGCAATCGGCGGATACGGCGCGGACTGGAGCTACGAGCCCTCGTTCCTCTTCCAGTGGGCGGAGCGTACCGGCGAGCAGGCCGTGGACGTGAACTTCAAGGCCTATAGGGCGATGGACTTCGGCCAGCTGTGGGGGGGCTTATCGTACAGAAGAAGCTTGGATGGCGCCGAGTACCTAAACGGCGAAGAGGTAAAGGCGCAGAAGCTGCAGTGGTTCACGCCCATCCTGGGGGTGAACTACAAGAACTTTATGTTCGCCTATACCTATTCGTACCAGGCTGGAAACGTAAGGTTCGAGAGCGGCGGCTTCCACCAGATCACCCTGGGGTACGACTTCCTGGGGGGAAGGCCCGAGCCATACGATTGCAACTGTCCCGCCATTAATTAA
- a CDS encoding vWA domain-containing protein, which produces MKMLQIILIFAAFTMNISCKAENKKPEQQLLATVETQPVKKEHYIKVALLLDTSNSMDGLIDQAKAQLWEIVNELSYAKCRNERPKLLIALYEYGNDNLSSRDNYIRKILSFTEDLDDVSKELFSLTTNGGSEYCGAVIQESLSKLDWGNEDDDLKMVFIAGNEPFTQGNINYKDAATIAKEKGVIVNTIFCGDYTHGIDSHWKDGAQLTYGDYMAINQNQHTVYVPSPYDDIIIQLNLKLNNTYVPYGSKGKDKSRIQEEQDANAAEYSKENAVSRTVSKGSHLYTNSTWDLVDAEKEADFSYEKLKKEELPQELKGKTSSEIKKYLEAKRLEREKIQNKIMKLNEQRRKYIAETTKETNNGLESAMVQAIKKQAKKKKYTWE; this is translated from the coding sequence ATGAAAATGTTACAGATCATTTTAATCTTCGCGGCCTTTACGATGAACATTTCTTGCAAAGCCGAAAACAAAAAGCCGGAACAGCAACTTTTGGCAACCGTAGAAACACAACCCGTTAAAAAAGAACATTATATTAAAGTGGCCTTACTCTTGGATACCAGCAATAGCATGGACGGATTGATAGACCAAGCCAAGGCACAGCTTTGGGAAATTGTAAACGAGTTGAGCTATGCCAAATGCCGAAACGAGCGTCCCAAACTTCTGATAGCGTTGTACGAATACGGCAACGATAATTTGAGTTCGCGGGACAATTACATTCGCAAAATTTTAAGTTTTACGGAAGACTTGGATGATGTTTCAAAAGAACTTTTTTCTTTAACCACCAATGGCGGTAGCGAATATTGTGGGGCCGTAATCCAAGAATCGTTGAGCAAACTTGATTGGGGCAATGAAGACGACGATTTAAAAATGGTTTTTATAGCCGGAAATGAGCCCTTTACACAAGGAAATATAAATTATAAAGATGCCGCTACGATTGCCAAGGAGAAGGGGGTAATTGTTAATACTATTTTTTGTGGCGATTACACACACGGAATTGATAGCCATTGGAAAGATGGGGCTCAACTTACTTACGGAGATTATATGGCGATAAACCAAAACCAGCATACAGTATATGTACCTTCGCCATACGACGACATTATTATTCAACTAAATTTAAAGCTCAACAACACCTATGTGCCTTATGGAAGTAAAGGAAAAGACAAAAGCCGAATCCAGGAAGAACAAGATGCCAATGCCGCAGAATATAGCAAGGAAAATGCAGTGAGCAGGACAGTATCAAAAGGAAGCCATTTATATACCAACAGCACTTGGGATTTGGTAGACGCTGAAAAGGAAGCCGACTTCAGCTATGAAAAATTAAAGAAAGAAGAATTACCGCAGGAATTAAAAGGGAAAACTTCATCCGAAATAAAAAAATATCTTGAAGCAAAACGTTTGGAAAGAGAAAAAATTCAAAATAAAATAATGAAACTGAACGAGCAACGCCGAAAATACATTGCCGAAACCACAAAAGAAACAAACAACGGTTTGGAAAGTGCAATGGTGCAAGCTATTAAAAAGCAAGCCAAAAAAAAGAAATATACCTGGGAATAG